The following is a genomic window from Verrucosispora sp. WMMD573.
CCGCCGACCGGTAACACCGGCTTGTCCAGCCCGCCCATCCGACGCCCCGCACCACCCGCGAGCACCACCGCCGCGTACGCCGTCATGCCACCACGCTAGTGCGCATCGTCGCGACGGAGTCCCCGCCGTGGCAGCCGAGTGGCCGGGCGCTGTCGAGCTGAACGCACGACGAAGCACGCGGGTGGGCGGATCCGGCCGGGCGCGGGTCGGGGCGGCGTGGAGGTCGTCCGGCGATCCGGGGCAGGATGGGTGACGTGGGACGGGCTTCGGATCGACGTGGTGTGGTGCGGGTGGATCTGGACGCGGCCGAGACCGGCCGACGCCGGGTGCGGCGACCCGACACGCTCGCCGCCGAGGAGCCGTTGGAGATCCGGGTCGGTCCCGCCGGACCCGGCCGACGTCCGCCGCTGACCGTCACCATGCGCACCCCGGGAGCCGACCTCGACCTGGCCATCGGTTTCCTGTTCAACGAAGGGCTGATCCGCTCCGCGGACGACGTGTCCACCGCGCAGTTGTGTGCCGGCACCGAGACCCCGAACACCTACAACGTGGTGGACGTGACCCTGGCTCCCGGCGTGCCGGACCCGGTCACGGACCCGACCCGGCACTTCCACACCACAAGCGCCTGCGGGGTGTGCGGCAAGGCGAGCATCGACGCGGTGCGTACCCGATCGATCTTCGATGTCAGCGACGACCCGCTGAGCCTGCCGGCGGAGCTGTTGGCCGAGTTGCCGCAGCGGCTGCGGACCGGGCAGCGGGGGTTCGACCGCACCGGTGGACTGCACGCCGCGGGCCTGTTCTCCACGGACGGCGAGTTGGTGGTGCTGCGCGAGGACGTGGGTCGGCACAACGCGGTCGACAAGGTGGTGGGCTGGGCGGTACGCGAACACCGGCTGCCGCTGAGCGGTCAGGTGCTGCTCGTCTCGGGTCGGGCCAGTTTCGAGCTTACCCAGAAGGCGTGGATGGCGGGTGTGCCGCTGCTCGCCGCGGTTTCGGCGCCGAGCACGCTCGCGGTCGACGTGGCCACCGAGGCGGGCATGACCCTGGTCGGGTTCCTACGGGGACGGACGATGAACGTCTACACCGGCGGACACCGGGTCACCGCCTGACGTGCGGAGCCACCGTCAACGGTTGGCCAGCAGCTCGAACAGCTCCAGCCGGGCCGCGGCGTCGCGGGCGATCAGGAAGCCGGCGATGCCCAGAACCCAGCCGAGCATGCTGCCCGAGGTGCGGACGATCCAGGCGTTGAGCCGGGCCAGCACCGGCTCCACCCAACTCGGCCAGGCCACCCGTGCAGCCAGCAACAGCATCGCCGGCAACACCATGACCAGGCAGTAGCCGCCGAGCAGCGCCACGCTGGTGGGCACGGCCAGGCCGGAGGTGGTGAGCAGGCCCAGCGCGCCGAGGTACGGCAGCATCGTCGCCACCTCGGCCAACGCGGCGAACAGCGCCAGTCCCACCAGCCAGCGGGACGACGAGTCACCGGCGGTCACCCGGTCGCGCCAGCGCAGCACCCGACCCGTACCGGCACCACGCTTGCCGTCGTAACGGAAGCTCAACGCGAACAGGCCGACCCCGAGCACCAGTTGGCCCCAGAGCACCGGCCGGTTGTCCAGCGCACCGCCGAGCAGCTCGGCCAGACCGCTGCCACCGAAGTACAGCAGCAACCCGACCACGAAGTAGAAGCCGGCGATGGTGCCGAGGTAGCTCATCACCCGCCGGACGCTCACCGGCCCCGGGGCGAGCAGCAGCCACACCGGGATGAACAGGGTGCCGATGCTGGTGCTGTCCACCAGCGCCAGGCCGACGAGGGACAGCAGCAGGGCAACGCTCATGCCGTACCGGCGGCAAGCTCGGACATGCGGCGATTATCCGGCATCGCCGACCGGGCGGTGCGCCTCCCCGGCGCGGCGACGGTCACCGAGGACGCCGTCGTGCGCGCCGCCTCGCCCGACGCCGCACTCTCGGCAGACCGGTTGCCGGCCAGCCGTCCAGCCGGGACGGCGGCACTCCCCGGCGGAGCAGATCGTCAAGCAGCACGGCGAGTGAGTAGTCGGGATGCTCGGCCAGTACCCGTTCCAGTGCCACCGCCGCCAACGCGCCCTGCCCGTCGCGCCAGGCGGCGAACGCGAGCAGCGATCCCGGGGCGGCGATCAGCTCCTCGTCGGCCCGGCGCAGCACCTCGGCCCAGAACGCGACGTCCTCGTCCCGGCCGTCGGTGCGCTCCCAGGCGTGGTCGCGTACCGGCAGGTGGGTCAGCAGCAGGCAGAGCCAGGCCAGCTCGTCGTCGGTCAGCCGTTCGCCGGCACGGTGCCGCCGCACCGTGGCCCGCAACGCCGCCGTACCGGCCGCCCGCAGCGCCCGAGCGCCGAGCAGGTCGGTGGGGGGCGCGGCGGCCAACAGGTCGGTGAGCCGCTGCTCCGCCCGCTCGACCGCGTGCCGCATCGCCTCCCCGCCGGCCGGCGCCACCTGCGCGGCGAGTGCCGCCCGGTCCGGTAGGGCCACCTGCCCGGCGAAGACCGCCGCCGCCGGCACCGCGCTGGCCTGCGGGTCGTACCGGGTGCCCTCCGGCGGACAGCACTCCGGCTCCTCGCAGAGGTAGGACCACCACCGCCCGTCGGTGACCCGCAGCGCGTCGAGCACGGCCAGCCCCGCCTCGGCCAACGCGGCCCGGACCGCGTCCACCGCCGGGGTCACCCGGGCGGCCGGACCGTACCCGACAACGGTGGCCGAGTCGGCACCCTGTCGGGCGGTCACCGCGGCGATGTGTTGACCGGGCTCGTAGGGGTCGGCGTCGCCGGGCAGGTCGCCGCGCGCGACGAAGACGATCCGCCTACCGGACAGCGCCACCACCACGATGCTGTCGGCGGGATGGAAACCCAGCAGGTACGGCACGGCGGCGATGAGGTCGGCGGGAGAGCGTACGGACAGGCGGGGCAGCTCGGTCGAGTTCATGCAGGCAGCCTGCGAGCCAGGGATCGGGCGACGCTGCCCCTGTGGACGACACGCCGGTTATCCACAGTCACACAGAGTGTTCTTGCAGCTCACCCGCAATTGGCGGCTGTGCTGAAGCGGCAGCACCTCGGTAGCGATACGTTGCGGGGATGGACCTGGCGTACCTGCGGGCGCATCCGGAGCAGTTGCCCACCTTCCTGACCCATCA
Proteins encoded in this region:
- the fdhD gene encoding formate dehydrogenase accessory sulfurtransferase FdhD; this encodes MGRASDRRGVVRVDLDAAETGRRRVRRPDTLAAEEPLEIRVGPAGPGRRPPLTVTMRTPGADLDLAIGFLFNEGLIRSADDVSTAQLCAGTETPNTYNVVDVTLAPGVPDPVTDPTRHFHTTSACGVCGKASIDAVRTRSIFDVSDDPLSLPAELLAELPQRLRTGQRGFDRTGGLHAAGLFSTDGELVVLREDVGRHNAVDKVVGWAVREHRLPLSGQVLLVSGRASFELTQKAWMAGVPLLAAVSAPSTLAVDVATEAGMTLVGFLRGRTMNVYTGGHRVTA
- a CDS encoding GAP family protein gives rise to the protein MSVALLLSLVGLALVDSTSIGTLFIPVWLLLAPGPVSVRRVMSYLGTIAGFYFVVGLLLYFGGSGLAELLGGALDNRPVLWGQLVLGVGLFALSFRYDGKRGAGTGRVLRWRDRVTAGDSSSRWLVGLALFAALAEVATMLPYLGALGLLTTSGLAVPTSVALLGGYCLVMVLPAMLLLAARVAWPSWVEPVLARLNAWIVRTSGSMLGWVLGIAGFLIARDAAARLELFELLANR
- a CDS encoding DUF4192 domain-containing protein translates to MNSTELPRLSVRSPADLIAAVPYLLGFHPADSIVVVALSGRRIVFVARGDLPGDADPYEPGQHIAAVTARQGADSATVVGYGPAARVTPAVDAVRAALAEAGLAVLDALRVTDGRWWSYLCEEPECCPPEGTRYDPQASAVPAAAVFAGQVALPDRAALAAQVAPAGGEAMRHAVERAEQRLTDLLAAAPPTDLLGARALRAAGTAALRATVRRHRAGERLTDDELAWLCLLLTHLPVRDHAWERTDGRDEDVAFWAEVLRRADEELIAAPGSLLAFAAWRDGQGALAAVALERVLAEHPDYSLAVLLDDLLRRGVPPSRLDGWPATGLPRVRRRARRRARRRPR